Proteins encoded together in one Rossellomorea sp. y25 window:
- a CDS encoding metallophosphoesterase has translation MKLLVVSDSHGSKEELLELSEKYHSTVDAMVHCGDSELSADDPALSPYLVVRGNCDMDARLPDDLIEKVEGNSIMVTHGHLYGIKMSLMKLRYKAEEAGAHFVFFGHSHTLGAELNNGILFLNPGSILLPRGRMERTYALVEAQDQEIKVTFLTHDHVALDELTQTFQL, from the coding sequence ATGAAACTATTGGTTGTAAGTGATAGCCACGGTTCAAAAGAAGAGCTATTGGAGCTATCGGAGAAATATCATTCTACCGTAGATGCCATGGTACACTGCGGAGATTCTGAATTAAGTGCAGATGACCCGGCATTATCTCCCTACCTTGTAGTGAGGGGGAACTGTGATATGGATGCCAGGCTACCCGACGACCTTATTGAAAAGGTTGAGGGCAATTCAATCATGGTGACTCACGGTCATCTGTATGGAATTAAAATGTCACTAATGAAGCTTCGTTATAAAGCAGAAGAAGCAGGCGCCCATTTTGTTTTCTTTGGACACTCCCATACGTTAGGCGCAGAATTGAATAATGGCATTTTGTTTTTAAATCCGGGCAGCATTCTTTTACCGCGGGGAAGAATGGAGCGCACCTATGCCTTGGTAGAGGCTCAGGATCAAGAGATAAAGGTAACATTCCTGACTCATGATCATGTGGCATTGGACGAATTGACTCAAACATTTCAACTGTAA
- a CDS encoding succinate dehydrogenase cytochrome b558 subunit: MAGNREFNYRRLHSLLGVIPVGLFLTQHLVVNHFATGGEESFNQAAHFMESLPFRYFLEIFIIFLPLYFHAIYGIYIAFTSKNNASKFGYFRNWMFLLQRVSGVITFIFVTWHVWETRVAAAFGAEVNFQMMENILSNPFMLGFYVLGVLSTIFHFANGLWSFCVSWGITVSPRSQLIATYVTIGIFVALSVVGMRAIFAFV; encoded by the coding sequence ATGGCTGGAAATCGAGAATTTAATTATCGCAGGCTTCATTCATTGCTAGGTGTTATTCCAGTTGGATTATTTTTAACACAACATTTAGTCGTGAACCATTTTGCCACTGGTGGGGAAGAATCATTTAACCAAGCGGCACACTTTATGGAAAGTCTTCCTTTCCGTTATTTCCTTGAAATTTTTATCATCTTCCTTCCATTGTATTTCCATGCAATCTACGGAATTTACATTGCATTCACTTCTAAGAACAATGCAAGTAAGTTTGGCTATTTCCGTAACTGGATGTTTTTACTTCAACGTGTTTCCGGAGTAATCACATTTATTTTCGTTACATGGCATGTGTGGGAAACGAGAGTTGCGGCAGCATTCGGAGCTGAAGTGAACTTTCAAATGATGGAAAACATCTTATCAAATCCATTCATGCTAGGGTTTTATGTACTGGGTGTTCTTTCAACGATTTTCCACTTTGCGAATGGTCTTTGGTCATTCTGCGTAAGCTGGGGAATTACCGTTTCACCTCGTTCTCAATTAATTGCTACATATGTTACGATCGGAATTTTTGTAGCGTTATCGGTGGTCGGTATGCGCGCAATTTTCGCCTTCGTATAA
- the racE gene encoding glutamate racemase, protein MIQPIGIIDSGVGGLTVAKEVMRQLPKETIYYLGDTARCPYGPRTAQEVKIFTWEMTQYLMQFDMKMLIIACNTATAVVLDEIQTHLDIPVIGVIHPGARAAIKHTHNKRIGVLGTVGTINSGAYVEALHSLHGSLDVTSLACPKFVPLVESGEYNSSMAADIVEETLHPIKDSNIDTLILGCTHYPLLQPKIKAYMGPEISVISSGDETAREVSTILDYYNLLYKGVQHPQHRFFTTGSSAIFSSIASDWLSVGEVKAETIRLQE, encoded by the coding sequence GTGATTCAACCAATTGGCATCATTGATTCAGGGGTAGGGGGGCTAACCGTCGCTAAAGAAGTGATGCGGCAGTTACCTAAAGAAACCATCTATTATCTCGGTGACACAGCCCGTTGTCCCTACGGACCCAGAACAGCTCAAGAAGTGAAAATATTCACATGGGAAATGACCCAATATCTCATGCAATTTGATATGAAAATGTTGATTATTGCATGCAATACGGCCACTGCGGTTGTGTTGGATGAAATTCAAACCCATTTGGACATCCCGGTAATAGGCGTCATCCATCCTGGAGCGAGAGCGGCTATCAAGCACACTCATAATAAGAGAATCGGAGTATTAGGAACAGTGGGGACAATTAATAGCGGCGCTTATGTAGAAGCTCTTCACTCCCTGCACGGCAGCTTGGATGTCACGTCACTCGCCTGTCCGAAATTTGTCCCCTTAGTAGAAAGTGGGGAATACAATAGCTCCATGGCGGCAGACATAGTAGAAGAGACTCTTCACCCTATCAAAGATTCGAATATTGATACGTTGATATTAGGGTGCACCCACTATCCGCTCTTACAGCCTAAGATTAAAGCCTATATGGGTCCGGAGATCAGTGTGATAAGCTCCGGGGATGAAACGGCACGGGAAGTGAGTACGATTCTTGATTATTACAATCTCCTATACAAAGGAGTCCAGCACCCACAGCATCGCTTTTTCACTACAGGGTCATCGGCCATCTTTTCAAGCATTGCCTCCGATTGGCTGTCAGTCGGGGAAGTGAAAGCAGAAACCATTCGATTACAAGAGTAG
- the sdhA gene encoding succinate dehydrogenase flavoprotein subunit, producing the protein MSKGKIIVVGGGLAGLMATIKAAEKGTQVDLFSLVPVKRSHSVCAQGGINGAVNTKGEGDSPWEHFDDTVYGGDFLANQPPVKAMTEAAPGIIHLLDRMGVMFNRTPEGLLDFRRFGGTQHHRTAFAGATTGQQLLYALDEQVRRHEVAGLVDKFEGWEFLGVVVDDEGVARGIVAQNLQTMEIKSFAADAVIMATGGPGIIFGKSTNSVINTGSAASIVYQQGVYYANGEFIQIHPTAIPGDDKLRLMSESARGEGGRVWTYKDGKPWYFLEEKYPAYGNLVPRDIATREIFDVCVNQKLGINGENMVYLDLSHKDSKELDIKLGGIIEIYEKFMGDDPRKVPMKIFPAVHYSMGGLWVDYDQMTNIPGLFAAGECDYSQHGGNRLGANSLLSAIYGGMVAGPNAIKYIEGLEKTAESVPSSLFDRYVKQEEEKWNNIMSMNGTENAYVIHKELGEWMTDNVTVVRHNDKLKQTDEKIQELMERYQNININDTAKWSNQGAIFTRQLWNMLQLARVITIGALNRNESRGAHYKPDFPERNDEEFLKTTMAKYNAATNSPEFHYEEVDTSLIAPRKRDYSKKKGGNK; encoded by the coding sequence ATGAGTAAAGGGAAAATCATCGTTGTCGGTGGTGGTTTAGCCGGCCTGATGGCCACAATTAAAGCAGCAGAAAAAGGAACGCAAGTAGATTTATTCTCACTGGTACCCGTTAAGCGTTCTCACTCTGTATGTGCACAAGGTGGTATTAACGGAGCCGTTAATACTAAGGGAGAAGGAGACTCTCCTTGGGAACATTTTGATGATACAGTGTATGGTGGGGATTTCTTAGCGAATCAACCGCCGGTTAAAGCAATGACTGAAGCGGCACCAGGAATTATTCATTTACTCGATCGTATGGGAGTAATGTTTAATCGTACACCGGAAGGGTTACTGGATTTCCGTCGTTTCGGTGGAACACAGCACCATAGAACCGCTTTCGCCGGTGCAACGACTGGTCAGCAATTATTATATGCTCTGGACGAGCAGGTTCGTCGTCATGAAGTAGCAGGACTAGTGGATAAATTCGAAGGCTGGGAATTCCTTGGCGTCGTGGTAGATGACGAAGGAGTGGCAAGGGGAATCGTTGCCCAAAACCTTCAGACAATGGAAATTAAATCGTTCGCAGCGGACGCCGTGATTATGGCAACAGGGGGACCTGGAATTATCTTCGGTAAATCTACAAACTCTGTCATCAACACCGGTTCGGCAGCATCAATCGTGTATCAACAAGGTGTTTACTATGCAAACGGTGAGTTCATTCAAATCCACCCGACGGCCATCCCTGGGGATGATAAGCTTCGCCTGATGAGTGAATCTGCCCGTGGTGAAGGTGGACGGGTTTGGACATATAAAGATGGTAAGCCATGGTACTTCCTCGAAGAGAAGTATCCTGCATATGGAAACCTTGTTCCACGTGATATCGCAACACGTGAAATCTTCGATGTGTGCGTAAATCAAAAGCTCGGTATCAACGGTGAAAACATGGTTTACCTTGATCTATCCCACAAAGATTCAAAAGAGCTTGATATTAAGCTTGGTGGAATCATCGAAATTTATGAGAAGTTCATGGGTGATGATCCGCGTAAAGTGCCAATGAAAATCTTCCCTGCGGTACACTATTCTATGGGTGGACTTTGGGTGGACTATGATCAAATGACAAATATCCCTGGATTATTCGCTGCTGGTGAGTGTGATTATTCTCAGCACGGGGGTAACCGCTTAGGAGCAAACTCATTACTATCCGCTATTTATGGTGGTATGGTTGCAGGACCTAATGCCATTAAATATATCGAAGGTTTAGAAAAAACGGCTGAGTCGGTACCTTCTTCTTTATTCGATCGTTATGTGAAACAGGAAGAAGAAAAATGGAACAACATCATGTCCATGAATGGTACTGAGAATGCTTACGTCATTCATAAAGAGCTTGGTGAGTGGATGACGGATAACGTAACCGTTGTACGTCATAACGATAAACTTAAACAAACCGATGAAAAGATCCAGGAATTGATGGAACGTTACCAAAATATCAATATCAATGATACGGCTAAATGGAGTAACCAAGGGGCAATATTCACCCGTCAATTGTGGAACATGCTTCAGCTTGCCCGTGTTATTACAATCGGTGCATTGAATCGTAACGAGAGCCGTGGGGCTCACTACAAACCTGACTTCCCTGAACGTAATGATGAAGAATTCCTGAAAACGACGATGGCAAAATACAATGCTGCGACGAATTCTCCGGAATTCCATTACGAAGAAGTAGATACTTCACTGATTGCACCACGTAAGCGTGACTATTCTAAGAAAAAAGGGGGAAATAAATGA
- a CDS encoding MarR family transcriptional regulator, translating into MTNSKEIIGDLQVVADIEKDLRYISSIIKQKGREILSQYTITPPQFIALQWLFEYGDMTIGDLSNKMYLACSTTTDLVDRMEKNQLVERVKDENDRRVVRIHMLKEGERIIEEVINKRQNYLQSVLTDFSEQEVLLLKDNLAKLHQEMKQE; encoded by the coding sequence ATGACGAATTCTAAAGAAATCATTGGAGATTTACAAGTTGTTGCAGATATTGAGAAAGACCTGCGATACATATCCTCCATCATCAAGCAAAAGGGAAGAGAAATCTTAAGTCAGTACACCATCACCCCGCCGCAGTTCATAGCGCTGCAGTGGTTATTTGAATATGGAGATATGACCATTGGTGATCTTTCGAATAAAATGTATCTTGCATGCAGTACCACGACGGATCTAGTTGATAGAATGGAGAAGAATCAGTTAGTGGAACGCGTGAAGGATGAAAATGATCGTCGAGTCGTTCGGATTCATATGTTAAAAGAGGGCGAAAGAATTATTGAAGAGGTTATCAATAAAAGGCAAAATTATTTACAGAGTGTCTTAACGGATTTCTCTGAACAAGAAGTGCTATTATTAAAAGATAATTTAGCGAAACTTCATCAAGAAATGAAACAAGAATGA
- a CDS encoding XTP/dITP diphosphatase, which produces MTKRVIIATKNRGKAKEFQHMFAPYGYEVQTLLDLPHIEDVEETGETFEENAILKAETVAEILGELVIADDSGLAIDALEGRPGVYSARYAGEEKSDEANMEKVLSELESVEESDRTARFHCVLAIAGPNRETRTVTGTCEGTILQEKRGTNGFGYDPIFYVPTLGKSMAELTQEEKSQISHRGNALKKLKNIISDFI; this is translated from the coding sequence ATGACAAAACGAGTGATCATAGCCACTAAAAACAGGGGAAAAGCAAAAGAATTTCAACATATGTTTGCTCCATACGGATATGAGGTACAAACATTACTAGACCTTCCTCATATTGAGGATGTTGAAGAAACCGGTGAAACGTTTGAGGAAAATGCCATTCTGAAAGCTGAAACGGTTGCGGAAATATTAGGTGAACTGGTGATCGCAGATGATTCCGGTTTGGCCATCGATGCCTTGGAAGGCCGTCCGGGAGTGTATTCTGCCCGCTATGCCGGTGAAGAAAAGAGTGATGAGGCGAACATGGAGAAGGTATTAAGCGAACTGGAATCTGTTGAAGAATCCGACCGTACCGCACGTTTTCACTGTGTTTTAGCGATTGCCGGACCGAATAGGGAAACCAGAACCGTTACGGGAACATGCGAAGGCACGATTTTACAAGAAAAAAGAGGAACGAATGGGTTTGGGTACGATCCGATTTTCTACGTTCCTACTCTTGGAAAATCCATGGCTGAACTAACACAAGAAGAGAAAAGTCAAATCAGCCATCGTGGAAATGCATTGAAAAAACTTAAGAACATAATCTCAGACTTTATTTAA
- a CDS encoding response regulator transcription factor has product MKDNDFTHKPLLTKREKEVFELLVQDKTTKEIASDLFISEKTVRNHISNAMQKLGVKGRSQAVVELLRMGELKL; this is encoded by the coding sequence TTGAAGGACAATGATTTTACACACAAACCGTTGCTCACCAAAAGAGAAAAAGAAGTATTCGAACTGTTGGTTCAAGACAAAACAACTAAAGAAATTGCTAGTGATCTATTTATTAGCGAGAAAACAGTTCGAAATCATATTTCCAACGCCATGCAAAAGCTTGGAGTGAAGGGGCGATCTCAAGCTGTTGTAGAGCTTCTTCGCATGGGGGAACTCAAGCTTTAA
- a CDS encoding tetratricopeptide repeat protein, producing MTKGNQEGKGKIVQFPGLKDRLLEKGVQALEKGEVHESSQLLTQAHELEPDNPDINTALVLSLYESKQYDKARYICKEMLLEGIGDYFEVVDMYLMILIQLHQHREVVDTIHALFDEKEVPFEKEEHFKKLLHFSEKVLNGKAVIPDEETPKEDQSSILNGKSLEEQTLLVAQLVHRNIKPFMGELQSVLKDSESHPFLQTMILNVFREHGVDKEVDITKLGMEDRVSPAELEDVFDSDFFTKVTDSLDDLLAQTNPTLFQHAHELLKRHAFLLYPFTFEEEPKEIASVYAYYTAGMFADAILEKELKDQVENTQSQGILSRLRELEEISSPNI from the coding sequence ATGACTAAGGGAAACCAAGAAGGAAAAGGAAAGATTGTCCAGTTCCCGGGATTGAAGGATCGGCTGTTGGAAAAGGGCGTGCAGGCACTGGAAAAAGGAGAGGTTCATGAATCCTCCCAGTTGCTCACCCAAGCCCATGAATTAGAACCTGATAATCCCGATATTAATACGGCACTCGTGCTTTCTCTTTATGAAAGCAAGCAGTACGACAAAGCGAGATACATATGTAAAGAGATGCTTCTTGAAGGAATCGGCGACTATTTTGAAGTCGTTGATATGTATTTGATGATACTCATCCAGCTTCATCAGCACAGGGAAGTAGTGGATACGATCCACGCCCTGTTTGATGAAAAAGAAGTGCCTTTTGAAAAGGAAGAACATTTCAAAAAGCTTCTGCACTTTAGTGAGAAAGTATTGAATGGTAAAGCAGTGATTCCAGATGAAGAGACCCCTAAAGAAGATCAATCATCCATATTGAACGGGAAGAGTTTAGAGGAGCAAACCTTACTGGTAGCTCAACTGGTTCACCGTAACATAAAGCCCTTTATGGGAGAGCTGCAATCTGTCTTAAAGGATTCAGAATCCCATCCATTTCTGCAAACGATGATTTTAAATGTTTTTAGAGAGCATGGAGTGGATAAAGAAGTGGATATTACTAAGCTTGGAATGGAAGATAGGGTTTCACCAGCTGAATTGGAAGATGTGTTCGATTCTGATTTCTTCACCAAGGTCACAGATTCCCTGGATGATCTTTTGGCGCAGACGAATCCTACGCTATTTCAGCACGCGCATGAATTACTGAAACGGCATGCCTTTCTTCTCTATCCTTTTACATTTGAGGAGGAACCGAAAGAAATCGCTTCGGTGTATGCCTACTACACAGCGGGGATGTTTGCAGATGCGATCCTTGAAAAGGAGTTAAAAGACCAGGTTGAAAACACGCAATCTCAGGGGATTCTTTCAAGACTTAGGGAACTAGAGGAAATTTCCTCTCCTAATATTTAA
- a CDS encoding GerMN domain-containing protein: MAKKAKVSIAVTVLASSVYLSGCGLLSFGDDKEKIDPPQDLSYLKEGEKVDTAKGEDGEKEVSKEEAKAETVMTELYLIDKNGYVVSQSLPLPGEESVAKQALEYLVKNGPVENVLPNGFRAVLPADTQVTVDIKDGTAIADFSPEFNNYQPEDEQRILQSVTWTLTQFDSVEKVELRVNGYPLTEMPVNGTPIDEKGLTRKVGINVDTSGVVDPTSTKPLTVYYVSQSDDKTYYVPVTKRVSSNSVDEVTAVVNELIDGPGYSSSLASDFTGAKLLDDPKLEDGTVTLNFNEAVYGSLEEKMVSEHMLNSLVLSLTEQKGIKGVSVLVNGEATVVSKDGETITEPVTRPENVNVISF; encoded by the coding sequence ATGGCGAAAAAAGCGAAGGTGTCAATTGCTGTAACGGTTTTAGCTTCTTCTGTATATCTTTCAGGTTGTGGATTACTCAGTTTCGGTGATGATAAAGAAAAGATCGATCCTCCTCAAGATCTATCCTACTTAAAAGAAGGGGAGAAAGTGGATACGGCTAAAGGAGAAGACGGGGAGAAAGAAGTGAGCAAGGAAGAAGCAAAGGCTGAAACGGTCATGACAGAACTTTATTTAATCGATAAAAATGGATATGTTGTATCACAATCACTCCCACTTCCAGGTGAAGAAAGTGTAGCTAAGCAAGCTCTTGAGTATCTGGTCAAAAATGGACCGGTTGAAAATGTGCTGCCGAATGGGTTTAGAGCCGTACTTCCGGCAGATACGCAAGTGACGGTCGATATTAAAGACGGAACGGCCATTGCCGATTTCTCTCCGGAGTTCAATAACTACCAGCCTGAAGATGAGCAGAGAATTCTTCAGTCGGTCACGTGGACGCTTACTCAATTTGATTCTGTTGAAAAAGTAGAGCTTCGGGTGAACGGTTATCCACTGACTGAAATGCCTGTTAACGGAACACCGATCGATGAAAAAGGATTAACGAGAAAAGTAGGAATCAACGTGGATACTTCTGGTGTTGTGGATCCTACCAGTACAAAACCACTGACGGTTTATTATGTGTCCCAAAGTGACGATAAAACGTATTACGTACCTGTTACCAAGCGCGTGAGCTCAAATTCAGTGGATGAAGTCACGGCAGTTGTGAATGAATTAATAGACGGACCAGGATATTCATCTTCACTTGCAAGTGATTTTACAGGTGCAAAACTATTAGATGATCCGAAACTTGAAGATGGAACCGTTACATTGAATTTTAACGAAGCAGTTTATGGAAGCCTTGAAGAAAAAATGGTTTCTGAACATATGCTGAATTCTCTGGTTCTCTCTTTAACAGAGCAAAAAGGAATTAAAGGAGTCTCTGTACTAGTGAATGGGGAAGCAACGGTAGTGTCTAAAGACGGCGAAACCATCACAGAACCAGTGACAAGACCAGAAAATGTGAATGTAATTAGTTTTTAA
- a CDS encoding YslB family protein: MEQKKEEVHQPSVPIFGYEILRDMLIPEILGKHTPDILYWGGKQLSRKFPLQSSEELVSFFDEAGWGTLALLEQKKNEMTFEISGPVIERRLSLKSDVTFKLETGFLAEQIQLQKKCVAEAADELHKRSHSVKVIVRWDEKDKVE, encoded by the coding sequence TTGGAACAGAAAAAAGAAGAAGTACATCAACCGTCCGTTCCAATCTTCGGATATGAAATTTTACGTGACATGTTGATTCCAGAAATTTTAGGAAAGCATACACCCGATATTTTATACTGGGGTGGAAAACAGCTCTCTCGGAAATTCCCCCTTCAGTCATCAGAAGAACTGGTATCGTTTTTCGATGAAGCCGGCTGGGGAACTCTTGCACTGCTGGAACAAAAAAAGAATGAGATGACCTTTGAAATAAGCGGACCGGTGATAGAACGACGCCTTTCCTTAAAGTCGGATGTCACATTTAAACTGGAAACGGGCTTTCTTGCCGAACAAATACAGTTACAAAAAAAATGTGTGGCAGAAGCTGCTGACGAACTACATAAACGGAGTCATTCAGTTAAAGTGATTGTAAGATGGGACGAAAAAGATAAAGTAGAATAG
- the sdhB gene encoding succinate dehydrogenase iron-sulfur subunit, with product MSENKRVRFIITRQESPETAPFQEEFELDYRPNMNVISALMEIRRNPVNAKGEQTTPINWDMNCLEEVCGACSMVINGKPRQSCTALVDQLEQPIRLEPMRTFPVVRDLQVDRSRMFDSLKKVKAWIPIDGTYDLGPGPRMPEKKRQWAYELSKCMTCGVCLEACPNVNSKSDFIGPAPLSQVRLFNAHPTGAMNQDERLESIMGDGGLANCGNSQNCVQSCPKGIPLTTSIAALNRETTFQMFKNFFGSDHMVD from the coding sequence ATGAGTGAAAACAAAAGAGTCCGTTTTATTATTACTCGTCAAGAAAGCCCGGAAACAGCCCCTTTCCAAGAAGAGTTCGAGCTTGATTATCGTCCGAATATGAACGTCATTTCTGCATTGATGGAAATTCGTCGTAATCCGGTCAATGCAAAAGGGGAACAAACTACTCCGATTAACTGGGATATGAACTGTCTGGAAGAAGTATGTGGAGCTTGTTCAATGGTGATCAACGGGAAACCGAGACAGTCTTGTACAGCTTTAGTTGATCAATTGGAACAACCGATCCGTCTTGAGCCTATGCGCACTTTCCCTGTCGTTCGTGACCTGCAGGTTGACCGCAGCCGCATGTTTGACAGCTTGAAGAAAGTAAAAGCATGGATCCCGATTGATGGAACATACGATCTTGGTCCCGGACCGCGTATGCCTGAGAAGAAACGTCAATGGGCGTATGAATTATCGAAATGTATGACATGTGGTGTATGCTTGGAAGCATGTCCAAACGTAAACAGTAAATCGGACTTCATCGGTCCTGCTCCATTATCACAGGTTCGCTTGTTCAATGCCCATCCAACAGGGGCTATGAACCAGGATGAGCGTCTTGAATCGATCATGGGCGATGGTGGCCTTGCAAACTGTGGGAACTCTCAAAACTGTGTTCAATCTTGTCCGAAGGGTATTCCTTTAACAACTTCGATCGCTGCACTGAACAGAGAGACGACGTTCCAAATGTTTAAAAACTTCTTCGGAAGCGACCATATGGTTGACTAA
- the rph gene encoding ribonuclease PH: MRTDGREKNQLRNIEIETDYVKHPEGSVLITVGETKVICNASIEERVPPFMRNSGKGWITAEYSMLPRATETRNIRESSKGKVSGRTMEIQRLIGRALRSVVDLDALGERTIWIDCDVIQADGGTRTASITGAFVATAIAVAKLQDSKKISSFPLKSFLAATSVGIVEVHGAVLDLNYIEDSSALVDMNIIMTGEGEFVELQGTGEEATFTMDQLHQLLKLGQEGIHELFQIQQQSLGEIVKRFQ, from the coding sequence ATGAGAACAGATGGTAGAGAAAAGAATCAATTGCGTAATATTGAGATCGAGACGGATTATGTTAAGCATCCGGAAGGCTCAGTCTTAATAACGGTTGGAGAGACGAAGGTCATTTGTAATGCCAGTATCGAAGAACGTGTGCCTCCTTTTATGAGAAATAGTGGAAAAGGGTGGATCACGGCTGAATATTCCATGCTGCCAAGAGCAACTGAAACAAGAAACATCCGTGAATCTTCTAAAGGGAAGGTTTCAGGAAGAACAATGGAAATTCAACGTCTTATTGGAAGGGCATTAAGATCTGTAGTCGATTTGGATGCATTGGGAGAACGGACAATCTGGATTGATTGTGATGTCATTCAAGCAGACGGCGGGACAAGAACGGCTTCGATCACGGGAGCTTTCGTTGCCACGGCAATCGCAGTGGCTAAGCTTCAAGACAGTAAAAAAATCTCTTCCTTTCCGCTGAAAAGTTTCTTAGCAGCCACAAGTGTGGGGATTGTTGAAGTGCATGGAGCGGTTCTTGACTTGAATTATATTGAAGATAGCAGCGCATTAGTGGATATGAACATCATCATGACGGGTGAAGGCGAATTTGTAGAGCTGCAGGGAACAGGGGAAGAAGCAACCTTTACGATGGATCAATTGCATCAACTGTTAAAACTCGGACAAGAAGGAATCCACGAGCTATTCCAAATTCAGCAGCAATCATTAGGAGAAATAGTAAAAAGATTTCAATAA
- a CDS encoding thioesterase family protein produces MNHFTYIEDIETWQKEFSFSIHIKVRFSETDMFGHMNNTIPFTYFEEARIEFFKHKGFMQNWVKPDHETIPVVADLQCDFVKQVFFDEQLKVCVKANSVGNSSVDLHYMGLNEKEEVCFTGRGTMVQISKQTGKGVPWTEEMKAKLDCKRRFLSPSECVK; encoded by the coding sequence TTGAACCATTTTACATACATTGAAGATATAGAAACATGGCAAAAAGAGTTTTCATTTTCAATCCATATAAAGGTTCGGTTTTCCGAAACTGATATGTTTGGACATATGAACAATACGATTCCATTCACTTATTTCGAAGAAGCTAGAATCGAGTTTTTTAAACACAAAGGGTTTATGCAAAATTGGGTAAAACCTGATCATGAGACGATTCCTGTCGTCGCAGATTTACAATGTGATTTTGTTAAACAAGTATTCTTCGACGAACAGCTGAAGGTATGTGTGAAGGCAAATAGTGTGGGTAATTCCTCTGTAGATTTACACTATATGGGTCTGAATGAAAAAGAAGAGGTTTGCTTTACAGGTAGAGGAACCATGGTCCAAATATCGAAACAGACTGGAAAAGGTGTCCCCTGGACGGAAGAAATGAAGGCAAAGCTTGACTGCAAAAGGCGGTTTCTTAGCCCTTCGGAGTGTGTGAAATAA